In a single window of the Arachis hypogaea cultivar Tifrunner chromosome 6, arahy.Tifrunner.gnm2.J5K5, whole genome shotgun sequence genome:
- the LOC112696454 gene encoding ABC transporter G family member 20-like yields MSDPTTQPTMLPFFNQSMELVQLPNPTATRIRSRTGFSPTLGELLKHVEDAQNDNPNAPTQHVLDLNSTPNSSHPFVLSFANLTYSVKVRRKMILSPCFTSNHDLLPENDATDAKTDNAATKILLNDISGEARDGEIMAVLGASGSGKSTLIDALADRISKESLKGSITLNGDVLESRMLKVISAYVMQDDLLFPMLTVEETLMFSAEFRLPRSLSRSKKKARVHALIDQLGLRNAATTVIGDEGHRGVSGGERRRVSIGIDIIHDPIVLFLDEPTSGLDSTSAFMVVKVLQRIAQSGSIVIMSIHQPSYRILGLLDRLIFLSHGQTVFSGSPASLPPFFSEFGHPIPENENRTEFALDLIRELEEAPGGTKGLVDFNKQWQLKNKRISEKTISGIPKVSLKDAISASISRGKLVSGAPAGTSTSNDSTQLAAASSVHKFANPLWIEMAVIAKRSLTNSRRMPELFGIRLGAVLVTGAILATMFYHLDNSPKGVQERLGFFAFAMSTTFYTCAEAIPVFLQERYIFMRETAYNAYRRSSYVLAHSIISVPSLVFLSFAFAATTFWAVGLAGGTSGFLFYFLTIVASFWAGSSFVTFLSGVVSHVMLGFTVVVAILAYFLLFSGFFISRDRIPPYWIWFHYISLVKYPYEGVLQNEFDLNPPRCFVRGTQMFDSTPLMEVPEALKVELLKSMSKTLGINITSSTCVITGADVLKQQGVTQLSKWNCLWITLAWGFFFRFLFYLTLLFGSKNRRR; encoded by the coding sequence ATGTCTGACCCAACAACACAACCAACTATGCTCCCTTTCTTCAACCAATCCATGGAACTCGTCCAACTCCCCAACCCAACCGCAACCCGAATCCGAAGCCGAACCGGTTTCTCCCCCACCCTCGGCGAGCTCCTCAAACACGTAGAAGATGCTCAAAACGACAACCCTAACGCACCAACACAACATGTTCTCGATCTCAATTCTACTCCTAACTCCTCTCACCCTTTTGTTCTCTCCTTCGCCAACTTAACCTACAGTGTTAAGGTCCGTCGCAAGATGATCCTGTCTCCATGCTTCACCTCAAACCATGACTTGCTGCCGGAGAACGACGCAACGGACGCAAAAACCGATAACGCCGCCACCAAGATTCTCCTAAATGATATCTCCGGTGAGGCGAGGGACGGCGAGATCATGGCGGTACTCGGAGCCAGTGGCTCCGGAAAGTCTACCTTGATCGACGCCCTTGCAGACCGGATCTCCAAGGAGAGCCTCAAGGGAAGTATAACGCTAAACGGAGACGTTTTGGAGTCCAGGATGTTGAAGGTTATCTCCGCTTACGTCATGCAGGACGACCTCCTCTTCCCCATGCTCACCGTGGAGGAAACCCTAATGTTCTCCGCCGAGTTCCGCCTCCCTCGCTCCCTATCCAGGTCCAAGAAGAAGGCTCGCGTTCACGCCCTCATCGACCAGCTCGGCCTCCGCAACGCCGCCACCACCGTCATCGGCGATGAAGGCCACCGCGGCGTCTCCGGAGGTGAGCGCCGACGCGTCTCCATCGGGATAGACATTATCCACGATCCGATTGTCCTCTTCCTCGACGAGCCAACCTCCGGCCTTGACTCCACCAGCGCCTTCATGGTAGTGAAGGTGCTTCAGCGAATCGCACAGAGCGGGAGCATCGTAATCATGTCAATCCACCAACCAAGCTACCGCATCCTCGGCCTCCTCGACCGCCTGATCTTCCTGTCCCACGGCCAAACCGTATTCAGCGGCTCTCCAGCGAGCCTCCCGCCGTTCTTCTCAGAGTTCGGCCACCCCATACCGGAGAACGAGAACCGCACGGAGTTCGCTCTTGACTTAATCCGCGAGCTGGAAGAAGCTCCCGGCGGCACAAAAGGCCTCGTGGACTTCAATAAACAGTGGCAACTCAAGAACAAGAGAATTTCCGAGAAAACCATAAGCGGAATACCGAAAGTGTCCCTGAAGGACGCAATCAGCGCAAGCATTTCCAGGGGTAAACTCGTCTCAGGGGCGCCAGCTGGCACCAGTACCAGTAACGACTCCACCCAACTCGCAGCAGCATCATCAGTCCACAAGTTCGCGAATCCACTCTGGATCGAGATGGCGGTTATAGCAAAACGGTCTCTAACAAACTCACGGAGGATGCCCGAATTATTCGGGATCCGCTTGGGTGCAGTACTAGTGACTGGTGCCATCCTCGCCACCATGTTTTACCACCTCGATAACTCTCCCAAGGGCGTTCAGGAGCGGTTAGGGTTCTTCGCATTCGCTATGTCCACCACCTTCTACACCTGCGCTGAAGCCATCCCCGTCTTCCTCCAAGAACGCTACATCTTTATGAGAGAAACTGCCTACAACGCCTACCGCCGCTCGTCCTACGTCCTCGCTCACTCCATCATCTCCGTCCCTTCTTTAGTCTTCCTCTCCTTCGCCTTTGCCGCCACCACCTTCTGGGCGGTGGGACTCGCCGGCGGCACCAGTGGCTTCCTCTTCTACTTCCTCACCATTGTGGCCAGCTTCTGGGCGGGGAGCTCCTTCGTGACGTTCCTCTCCGGCGTGGTGTCTCACGTGATGCTTGGCTTCACGGTGGTGGTTGCAATTCTAGCGTACTTTTTACTCTTCAGTGGATTCTTCATCAGCAGGGACAGAATCCCACCGTACTGGATATGGTTTCACTACATATCTCTGGTGAAGTACCCGTACGAGGGAGTGTTGCAGAACGAGTTCGATCTGAATCCGCCAAGATGCTTTGTTAGAGGGACGCAGATGTTCGACAGCACGCCGCTGATGGAGGTGCCGGAGGCGTTGAAAGTGGAGCTGCTGAAGAGTATGAGCAAGACGCTGGGGATTAACATCACGAGTTCCACGTGCGTGATTACCGGAGCAGATGTGCTGAAGCAGCAGGGTGTGACGCAGCTGAGCAAGTGGAACTGCCTTTGGATAACGCTCGCTTGGGGTTTCTTCTTCCGTTTCCTTTTCTATTTGACTCTTCTTTTTGGAAGCAAGAATAGGAGAAGGTAA